A stretch of DNA from Lentisphaerota bacterium:
GCACTGCTTCTGTTTGTGACTGCCGGGTGCCGCACCACACCGCCGACAGAGTCGGCGGTGGCGGCGATCACCCGCGAGCTGGCGACCACGAACGATGCGGGCGTGGTGGTCAGCGGTCGCGATGTGGCTTATGAGGACATGGCCCTGCTGGTCGAGGCGATCCTGCTGGTCAAGCAGGGCTATGTCGAGGAGCGACCGTTCCGCGAGCTGCTCTATGGCGCGATCGACGGGATGCTGGTTTCGCTCGATCCGCACAGTGCGTTTTTGCAGCCCTCAACCTATGAAGCGCTCCAAGAGGAGACCCATGGATCGTTCTGCGGGATCGGCATCACGATCGGCGTGCAGAACGGCATGCTCACCGTCATTGCGCCGATCGAGGATTCGCCGGCCTTTCGCCAGGGGCTACACTCGGGCGACCGCATCGCGGCGGTCGAGGGGACCACGACTCGTGGCATGACGGTGGATCAAGCCGTCAGGCGCCTGCGGGGGGCGCGCGGCACGGCTGTGACCCTCACGATCCACCGAGAGGGGGCCGAGCCGAGGGACGTGACGATTGTGCGCGACGAGATCCGGCTGATCAGCGTCAAGGGCGCGCGTCTGCTCGAAGACGGCAACGGCTATGTCCGCATCATCCAGTTTGGAGAGAAGACCCCGGCCGAGTTTGACGGGGCGCTGCGGGGCCTGCGCGCGCAGAATCTCAAGGGTCTGGTCATTGACCTGCGGGGAAATCCGGGCGGCCTGCTCGAATCGGCGGTGGAGGTGGCGCAGCATTTTCTTCCCGAGCGCGCGCCGGTCGTGACCATCCGGGGGCGCGCGGGCACGTCACAGGAACGGGTGTTTCGCGCGGCGGGCCCGGACCACGATGCGGCGCTGCCGCTGGCGGTGCTGATCAACCGCGGCAGCGCCAGCGCATCGGAGATCGTCGCTGGCGCCCTGCAGGACCACGCGCGCGCCGTGATTGTGGGCGAGACCTCGTTCGGCAAGGCCTCGGTGCAGAACGTGATCCCGACCCAGACGCGGCCGTCGTGCGCGGTAAAGCTCACGACCGCCCATTATTTCACGCCGCTGGGCCGGCTGATTCATGGGAAAGGGATTGTGCCGGGCGAGGCGATTCCCATGAAGCAGGAGCAGTGGCGCCAGGTGCAGCTCAAGCGGCTGTACGAGGAGATGCCCGACGCCTACCCGGTCGATCAACGCGAATCGGTGGCCGATGCTGTCGACACCCAGTTGGAACGGGCCCTCGCGCGGTTGCGTCCGGCGGCGCCCGGCAACGCGCAGGACGCCGAGGCATCGCAGGCGCCGCAGGGAACGAGCCCCGAAGCAATCCCGCCCTCTGAATAACCCTCTCAGCCCGAGCCCCATGACCCTTCTTGGCATTGAGACTTCCTGTGACGAAACGGCGGCGGCGGTGGTGCGCGGCGGGCGGGAGGTGCTGTCGAGCGTGGTCTACAGCCAGATCCCGCTGCATCAGCCGTATGGCGGTGTCGTGCCTGAGATTGCCTCGCGCAGCCACGTCGAGAAGGTTGGGTCGGTCATCCGGGAGGCTGTCGAAGGCGCGGGCATTGGCTGGAATGGCATTGATGGCATCGCCGTGACCTATGGACCGGGGCTGGCGAGTTCGCTGCTGGTGGGTCTCTCGGCCGCCAAGGGCTTGGCGGTGGCGCTTGGCAAGCCGCTGATTGGCATCAATCACATCGAGGCGCACGTCCATTCGGTGTTTCTCTCGCCCGGCGCGCCGGACCCGGCGGAGGCCCTTCCGCTGCTGGCGCTCGTGGTCTCGGGCGGCCACTCCTGCCTGATTGATGTGCCGGCCATCGGCGCGTACACCGTGATCGGTCAGACCTTGGACGATGCGGCTGGCGAGGCCTTTGACAAGGCGGCCAAACTGCTGGGCCTCGGTTATCCCGGCGGCCCCGCGATCGATCGCGCCGCGCGCGGGGCTGCGCTGCGTCCGGGCCTCGACTTTCCGCGCGGGCGCGTGCAGCCGGACAATCCCGGGCTGTGCGGGATGCGGGCCGACTTGTGCGTGAGTTTTAGCGGACTCAAAACCGCGCTGCTGTACCTGATTCGGGAACAGCCGCCGCAGGGCGATGACGATGTGTGCGCGATTGCCGCCGCCTACCAGGAGGCGATCGTGGCGGCGCTGGCCGAACGCTGTGACCGGGCGCTGGCGGGCGGACGCTATCGCTATCTGGCGGCCGGCGGCGGCGTCTCCCTCAACCGCTCCCTGCGCGAGCGCCTGCAGACTGTGGCGGCGCGCCGGGGGGTCAGCCTGCTGCTGGCCGAACCCCGATACTGCGGCGACAACGCCGCGATGATCGCCGGGCTGGCCGGCGCGGGTGGCGGCACCTGCGGCGACCAGACCCTCGCCCTCGACGCCGTGCCGAGTCTGGCAATAGAATACAATTGACTGTATATGCATGCGCAGGGTTACACACCAGCAACATGGCGCTATCGAGTAGGACCCTATCGTATTTTTTTTGCTCTGGATGAGTCCGAGCGCATGGTGTTCGTTCTATCGATCGATGATCGAAAGGATGCGTACAGATAATCCGGAAGGGAAACAAGGCATTCCAACAGAATGAACCGAGGAGGATGACACCCGCCGAGCATTGCTGCTTCGCGGGTTGACATGCGATATGCCTTACAGTATAGTAAGAAAAAACAGAGCAGTAAGGAAATCAACCGACATGGTCACAGCCTCATTGACAAGCAAAGGTCAGATTACTATTCCTAAGACCGTCCGAGATACTCTGCGCCTTCACACCGGCGATCGGATTGTGTTCATCGTGCAGGGTGAAGTCGAAGCCATTATGCGGCCGGCCACGCGCACGGTGGATCAGGTCTTTGGTCGCCTGCACAAATCCGGTCAGGCGCGAAGGACCGTGGCCGAAATGAATCAGGCCATTGCCCGGCGAATGCAGGCGAGACAATCATGATTGCGCTCGACACGAATATCCTCGTCCGCTTTCTGGTGCGCGACGACGAAACGCAGGCACATCTCGTCTATGCCCGCTTCAAGCGGGCCGAGTCCGCACGCGAAACGTTGTTCGTGCCTCTGGTGGTGCTGCTCGAAACGTTCTGGGTTCTGGAAAGCGCTTATGATAAGACCCGAACAGAAATTCTCGACGCGCTGGAAGACCTGAAGAACATGCCGATATTGAAATTCGAGAAGGATCAAGTGCTCCACCGGCTCCTATTCGAAGGCCGCAAAAACCAGTTGGATGTTTCTGATCTTCTCATTGCCCTGAGCGCACAATCTTGCGGCTGCACGGAAGGACTCACTTTCGACAAAAAGGCCACCTCATTTCCGTTTTTCCGTTTGCTGACACACACCGGGACGTAGTATTCCGCGCCCCGCCAGCCAGTAGCCAGTGTTGCACTGGCTACTGGCTGGCGGGTTCCGAAACATTTTATCCCACATGCGGCAAGAATACGCTTCGCTTCTGACCCCATTGCCGGATCAGCCGCGGATGCGGGCGAGAAGCTCGTCGCGTTTGCCGATCATCAGGTCGCGGGTCTTGGCTTCGACGTTGAGGCGGACGAGCGGCTCGGTGTTGGAGCAGCGGACGTTGAACCACCAGTCCGCGTACTCCACGGAGATGCCGTCCAGCTCGAAGCCGTTCCCGTCGGCATAGGCCGCCTTAATACCGGCGAGGATCGCGCGTGGGTCGCCGGTGACATGGGTATTGATCTCGCCGCTCGCGCTATAGACGCGCAGGGGAGCGATGAGCGCCGAGAGCGGCTTGCCGGCTCGGCTGACAATGTTGGCGATCGAGAGGACCGCAAGCGCCGACGACTCGGTGGTGTAGTTGTCTTTGAAATAGTAGTGGCCCGACAGCTCGCCCGCGAACAGGGCGTCGTGTTCGCGCATCTGTTGCTTGATGAAGGCATGGCCGACACGCGACATCATCGGCGTGCCTCCCGCCGCGTGGATCGTCTCCTTGACGATCCACGACGAGCGCAAATCGTAGAAGATCACGCCTTTCCGCGTGGAGAGAATATCCTGGGCGATGAGCGCGGTCACGAGATCCATGGGGATGACCGCGCCGGTTTCGTCCACAAAGCCGACACGGTCGGCGTCGCCGTCGAACGCCGCGCCGAAGGCATAGTTGCCGCTGCGGACGCGTTCCTGCAGAGCTTCGAGCGTCTCGACGTTCAGCGGGTTCGCCTCGTGATTAGGGAATGTGCCATCGGGCGTGTCAAACAGGGGGTCGATGCACAGCAGCCCCGTCAGCGTCTTGGCCTCCCAGATGCCCATGCCGTTGGCCATGTCGGCGGCGATGCGAAGCGGCCCACCGGCATGATTAAAACCGGCGACATGGGCCGTGTACGCAGGGAGAATGTCATGGGTCGTGATGGTTCCGGTTCGCGCCGCCCGGGGCGCAAAAGACCCCGACTGAACGATCCGTTCGATATCGGCGATTCCAGAGGCTCCGGAAATCGGCACCACGCCTTTGCGGCAGAGTTTGAAGCCGTTCCACTCGCCCGGGTTGTGTGAGGCGGTGATCATCACCGAGGCGTCGGCGCCGAGTCGGCCGTTGGCATGATAGGACATCGGCGTGGAGCACCAACCGATGTCGATCACGTCTGCGCCCTGTTCGTTGATCCCCTTCGCCAGCGCGGCGAACAGGGGTTCTGAGTGCGGGCGGATGTCGCGTCCGATCACAACCTTCCGGCAGCAGTCGCCCAGATAGGTAACAAACGCGCGGCCGATGCGGTACGCAGTTTCCGCCGTCAGGTCGGTTCCGTAAATGCCCCGGATGTCATAGGCTTTGAAGATGCCAGCCATAGGTGTATGTGGGTGTGTGGCGTGATCGATAACAGACTGGTGCGCCTGGCGGGGATCGAACCCACAACCTTCAGCTCCGGAGGCTGACGCTCTGTCCAATTGAGCTACAGGCGCGAGAAGAGGACACATGATAGAGGTTCGGGCTGCAGAGAGCAAGCGCCGTTTTACCTTCATCCTTCCCATTGACGGCGCGGGTGGGCTGGTGTACGGTATCCGAAGTTCACACAGGGAGCCAAGCGATTCATGACAGCAGACAACACAGCGGGCGGTTGGAACGGCAGCGGGGGACGCGCGCCGCGGATTCTGCTTTTCACCGGCGATGGCAAGGGCAAGACGACCGCCGCGTTAGGAATCGCGCTGCGCGCATCCGGGCACGGCCTGCAGACGCTGATCGTGCAGTTCATCAAGGCGCATGCCGCGACGGGCGAGTTGGCGGCGCTGCGGATGTTGGCGGGGGTGGAGGTTCGTCAGGCAGGACTCGGTTTTGTTCCCCGGTCCGACGACGCGCCGCAGTTTGCCGCGCACCGCCATGCGGCGGCCGAAGGGCTGCGCGCGGCGGCTGCGGAGCTGGCGTCGGGGCGCTACCGGGTGGTCATTCTGGACGAGGTGTGCACCGCCGTGGCCCGCGGCCTGCTGGATGAGGATTCCGTCGTCGCCGCGCTCAGCCAGGCGCCCGCAGATGGCGTCATCGTGCTGACCGGCCGCGGCGCGACACCGGGTCTGATCGCGCGGGCCGACACGGTGACGGAGATGCGCTGCATCAAGCACGGTTTCGACGCGGGTCTTCCGGCGCAGCCCGGTGTGGAGTGCTAGTCATCCCGGCATTTGCAGGGCGGCGGCGAAGGCGCCGTCGGTGCCGTGGCGGACGGGATGGCGCGCGACGGTGGCGAGCAGGCGCAGGCCGGATGAGGCGAGGCAGAGCCGCTCGATCTGCCGCGCGTTCTCCTCGGGTTCGAGGCTGCAGGTGGAGTAGACGAGGATGCCGCCGGGCGCCAAGAGCGCCAGGGCGTTGGTGAGGATCGCGCGCTGGTGGTGCACCAGCGTCTGCAGGCGATGGGCGTTGAAGCGCCAGCGGGCGTCGGGCCGGCGGCGGAGGACGCCGGTGTTGGAGCAGGGGACGTCGAGGAGGATGCGGTCAAAGCGACCGCCGGCCTCGGCGGGGGTGAGGCGTGAGGCGTCGCCGGGTACGGCACGGACCCAGCCCATCCCGGCGCGCGCCAGATTCTCGTGGAGAAAAACGAGCCGATCCTTGTGCGCATCCAGCGCGATCAGCTCGCCCGGAGGCGTGGCGCCGCGGGCGCCGGCGAGCAGGCGCGAGGCGATCTGCAGGGTCTTGCCGCCGGGCGCGGCGCAGGCGTCGAGAATGCGCTGCCCGGGACGGACGTCCAGAAGGTCAACCGCGGCGCGGGTCGCCGGATCCTGGACGACAAACCACCCCTCGGCGAATCCGGGGAGGGTCTCCAGCCGCGGCGCGCCGTGGGGGAGCGTCACGGCGGTGTCGGGCGCGGCGGGGTGGGGGACCGCCGCGAGGGTTTCGCATCCGGGACAGGCCGCCAGACGCGCGATCCAGTCGGCCGCGCCGATGCCGCAGTGCGGGAGCAGGGCGATGATGGTCTCGGCGGGGCGGTTGTTCCATTCGCAGAGCGCGGCGGTCTCGGCCTCGCCATACTGCTCCACCCAGCGGGCGACGAGGGCATCGGGGTGCGAGAGGCGGACGGCCAGCGGCTGGCGGGCGAGCTCGGCGGTGAGTGCCTCGCGGTTGCGCAGAAGATTGCGGAGGACGGCATTGACGAAGCCTGCCGAGCGCTTGGATGCCTGCTTCGCCGCCTGGACGGTCGCGTCAACGGCGGCGTAATCGGGGACGCCGGGCATGTAGAACAGTTGATAGGCGCCGGAGAGGATGGCAGCGAGCGTCTCGCCAGTGGGCATCTTCTCGACGTGCCGCGCGAGGAGCCAGTCGAGGGCCCGGCGCTGACGCACCGTGCCGTAGACGAGGTCCATCACAAAGCCGCGATCAGGGCAATCGGGGATGATGCGATCAGGAAAGTCCTGGGAACTCAGCCAGCGCGACAAGACGCGGATGGCGGTACGGCGGGACGTGGCGGCGGGGGTGACGGTCTCGGTGGTGTGTGTCATGTGGAGTGCTTCGGATTGTGAGGGGCGACCTGCCGGCCGCCCGTACGTCGCAGCCTCAACTGGCCGCAGGCGGCGTCGGCCTGGCGGCCGCGCGAGTGGCGGAGGGTGGTGTTGATCCGCGCCTGCTCCAGAACGGCCTGGAAGCGGGCGCACGTTTCGGCGTCGGGCGGGTGGCCGTCAAAGGCGGCGACCGGGCTGAGCGGAATCAGGTTGACCCGGCAATGCAGGGGTCGGAGGAGGCGCGCAAGGAGTTCGGCATGGCGGGGTTGGTCATTCAGGCCTCGGACGAGGGTGTACTCGAAGGTGATGATCCGGCCGGTGCGCGCTGTGTAGTCGGCACAGGCGGCGAGCAGTTCGGCGATCGGCCAGCGGGCGGCCACGGGCAGGAGCGACTGGCGCAAGCGGTCATCCGGGGCGTGGAGCGAGACCGAGAGCTCGACCTGCAGCCCCTCGTCGGCGAGGCGGCGGATGCCGGGGACGACGCCGCAGGTGCTGAGGGTCATGCGGCGGGCGCCGATGGTGAGTCCGCCGGGGGCGTTGAGGACGCGGATGGCGCGGAGGGTGTTGTCGTAGTTGGCGAGCGGTTCGCCCATGCCCATGAAGACCACATTTTCAGGCCGGGCATCGGGCGCGGCATTTGGTGTGGCGCGGAGTTCGCGGGCGGCGGCGAAGACCTGTCCGACGATCTCGCCCGCATCCAGATCACGGGCCAGGCCCAGGGCGCCGCTGGCGCAGAAGGCGCAGCGGAAGGCGCACCCGGCCTGGGTGGAGACGCAGAGGGTTTGGCGGTCGCGGGAGGGGATGAGGACCGATTCGATCCGCTCGCCGTCCCGGCAGGCGAGGAGGAACTTGGTGACGCCGTCGGGGGATGCCGTGCGCTCGCAGACCGTGAGGGCCGACAGGTCGCAGCGGCCCGCGAGGGTCCGGCGGAGCGCGGCGGGCAGGTTGGTCATCTGCTCCCAGTCGGCGACCAGGCGGCAGGCAACCCACTGCCAGAGCTGCGCCGCGCGGAACGCGGGGACGTCGAGCTCGGCGCAGAGCCTCTTCCAGTCATCGGGCAGAAAGCCGGCGGCAAGGGGAATGGTGGTGGCGGCAGGCATAAGTCGGTTAGTCCGGACGGCGCATCACTCCTGGTTGTTCGCGGTGGAGGCGGGTGTGCGGATGATGATCCGGCGCGAGGTGCGGTCGGGGAGGACGGTCAGGGCGACCTGCACGGCGTCCGGTGGAAGGAGGTCGCCGGCCCGTTCCGGCCATTCGATGGCGACGATGGCGCCGCTCTCCAGATAGTCGGGGAAGCCGATGGCCAGAAGGTCGTCGGGGCCGGTCAGGCGGTACAAATCCATGTGGACGAGGCGTCCGCCGGGGCCGGTGTAGTCGCCGACGAGGGTGAACGTGGGGCTGGTCACGGGGCGGGCGATGCCGAGGGTGTGGGCGATGCCCTGGACAAAAGCGGTTTTGCCGACGCCGAGGTCCCCGGAAAGGGCGACCACGCCCCCGCGCGGCAGGAGGGACGTGACACCGGCGGCCAGGCGCCAGGTTTCGGCAAGCGAATGAACGGTCTGGTCTGTCGTCATGGGATAGAGTATGATGCAAACGGTTCGTTTTGACGAGTCAGAAGCTGGGCGAAGGGAGTCACTCATGACCAACTACAAACTGGTGATGCCTGAACACTTGAACCACTACGGGTTTCTCTTCGGCGGCAATCTCCTCAAGTGGGTTGACGAATTCGCCTGGATGGCGGCGAGCCTGGACTATCCGGGATGCCAGCTCGTGACGATCGCCATGGACGCGGTGGAGTTTAAGAAGGGGGCTCGTGACGGGGCAATCCTCCGCTTCGAGATCGAGCGGGCGCGCGAGGGGCATACGTCGGTGACCTATCGCGTGATGGTTTTCCGGCGGACGCTGCACGAAATGACGGAAGAGGAGATGTTCGGCACCGCCATCACCTTTGTGCGGGTCGGCGCGGGCGGGGTCAAGCTGCCGTTGCGGGACGCGGCCGGAATCTGACGCATGCCACAGGAAACGCGCGGAAGTGGGTATGTGAGTCTGTGCACCGCGCCGGTAGGGCGGCGGCGTCCCGCCGCGCCGCAGATCAAGACGAATGCCACAGGGAGTGGGGGAAGGTCCGTCCCTAGTCAGGTTCTTGGGATCTCCATCCCGATGAAGCGCTTGCAGAACCGGGGAAGGATGTGCGGTTCTGATATGCGGACCTTTGTCGTGAGCTTTGTCGCGAGCTTTGTTGAACCCTCTATGGGCGAACCGGTTGCGATTCGACAACGCTCACGACAAAGCTCGCGACAAAGAGGGTGGAATGGCTTAACTTAGCGCCATTCGGGACGGACCTTCCGTCCTTCCGCCTCAGCCGGGCTGAGTGGGGGGGGGGGACTCAGTCCCAGGCCAAACCTTCTGCTTATCTCCTTCCGACTATCCTTACGATCCGCAAGATAGGCCGCAAGTCGGCATCATGACATCCCAATTTCCGTTGCTGCGTCCACCGTATTCATCTATTATCTACACCGTTGTGGAGATAGCCTGAAACGGCTTGATCACTTGTTCACCAAGGAGATGATGCCGATGAAAATCAAGAACCTGATAGGCATAGTGACAGTACTTTCGGTTTCACTCGCCGGATCGATGTGTATGGCACGTGATTCCGGGATGACCGTCGCTGTGGCGACAACAAACCTGCAATCTGGAGCAGTACTTGCAACGAACAACATTGCCCAAGGGTTTGTAAAAGATGCGAATTTGCCAGATGACTTCATCACCGGACAAGATATGAAAGTCCTGTTAGGAGTTAAGCTCGCAAAGCCGGTCAAGAAAGGGGAACCCATCAAGAAGTCTGATCTCGACAATCCCCCCAAAGCCGTTCAGAGCTCAAAACCGAAAGTCTTTGACTTGACAATCGAGTGACATCGTTGCCAGCAATCGGCTCCTGCCGACGCCGGTTTTTGGGCAGGTAGGTGCCTTGGCTCATCATCTGTTTTGGTGTGTTCGTGGGAGCTTCATTCTTGTGGAGACTGATCTACGATAAAACCAGAGGGCTCACGGTCGTGGTAGCTTCGCACATTCTTGCTGACCTTGGTTGGGAGGGCGACCTGGTTGTCGGGGCGAACGCGACGGGCTACCTGGTGACGCTGGTGGAGCGGGTCACGCGCTTCACGCTTGTGGGCTGGTCGCGGACCAAGGAGGCGGACGAGGTGGCTGCCGAGGTCATCCGCCGGCTCGGCATGATCGGCGTGGCCTGCACGGGGATCACGTTCGACAACGGGTAATCGTTCACGACCCCGCCGTTTGGATTGGTGGTGCATCCCCTCGACGCTCCGAACGTCCGACGAAGCCGTGCGCGAAGCGTAAACGACAAGGTGTGCGACGAAGACCGCCGACGAAGTGTTTGGCCAACACCCGCTCGACACGTCGTCCCTACACCTCGGCGCACGCTTCGTCGTTTACGCGTCGTCACCACATTTCGTCGAGCGGTTCATCCTGCTCACCCAGGCTTTGCCGCGCCTACGCGCCCTACACACCAGTTTGCAAGTGCCTCTTCGGGCACGGCGAGAAGCACCTGGCCAACACGCTGGCGTCCCTCAACATCTTCGCGTTCCTGTCGCGCACCGTCCTTGAACTCGTCGGCCGTGGAGACACGACGCCACGCGCGTCTCCCAGGCGTGACGCGGCAACACCGGTTCGGCATCCATCGGCAACCCAGCAAAATACCGCCGTCACGCTTCAAGAGCTTGCATCGGGCCACAACCCATGCTCAAAATCACTAGCTCCCCCAATAATCATTCCGCGACCCGACCCCAAAATTAGAATTGCTGCCGCCGCCGCCCAACCTGCGCTTGTAAACTCCGCCGTTCTGTGTCAAAATGAACCCGCTTTCACACGAAGGAACGAATGGCCCACTCGCCAGTGTTGCACTGGCTACTGGCTGGCGCGACGCTAAACATGTCGAAGCATCGTACTTTACAAGGGGCAGCCGTCACCCCCTCCACAGGCGCACCGGATGCTCTGGTACCGTTGTTGGATGAATTGCAGGCGGCGGTCGCGCAACAGCGCGGGCACAAGGCGCTCGGACTGGCCAAGTTGCTGCGAAAACATCCCGCCTACGGCCCGCAACACACCGCGCTTGTGGCCCGCGCCTACGAAGTTCGTATGGCCGAAATGCTCGCGTCCGGGCAGCATAAATCTGCGCAGGAGTTGCTGCAGGTGCTGACCGTGCAACAGCCAGCGGTCGTCGCGCTGATTTCCAGCCGTCCGGCCCTGCTTGTCGAACTGGGCGGAGGGGCGGGTCAATTCCTGGCCGGGTACGGACTGGACGCGGCGTTGACCGAAGCGATCGACACGTGCATCCGCCGCGATTGCCGCGATCCGCGCCTGCTGGCCCAGCACCCCCACCTGACGGAGGCGCATCCGTTAAAGGTTGCGGCTGCCACCATCTTGAAGGCGTGGGATGAGATCGAGAGCGGTGCCAGCGCCGAGGCGTACGCGCGTCTCCCGGAGGTTGTCGGCCGGCGCTCGCCGTTCATCGCCTGGCGGCTATTCATCCATGCCTTGCAAGCCGCGTATGCAGGCCACGATGCGGATGTGCCCGCCTTCCTGGACCGGATCGCAGCCGATAGCGCCGTGCGTCCCCTCGCCGATATCCTGCGCCGCATCCTAGCTGGCGAGCCACCGCAGACCCCACGCGAAAGGATAGTGCATGCGAAGCTCGTTGCGCCGTCGCTGCATGGGACACTGGTGCAAATCGACCAGCATCTGGCAGCCGGAGAGTTAACCGAGTCGCGACGGATTTTCGATGAGCTGGCCCGCCAGCCGATCTGGGCAGAACGGAAACACCTGTTCGGCGAAATGGCGGCGCGTTATCTGTTGGCCGCCACCCCCACGATCAACCGGATCTGCAAGGAGCGCGGATCGTTCAATAAAGCGGACGAACTATTTCTATCCTTCCGGCAAAATCAGCAGTTCACGGCAAGCTTTGTCAAATTCATGTACTGGGACGATCACGATTGTGCCGAGGACTGGGAGCTTGTCATCCAGCACAGCAAGCCGCCGCCGCTGGCCATGGCACTGATCTATGACCGGCTGGCCACGATCTGCCTGACGCGGGAAGAGGACGACTCGGATGACGATGCGTTCGACGACAAGTTCGACGATGCGTTCGAGATACATGATCCCGATGCCGATGTCGATGCTGGCCGCCGAGTCGAGAAACTATGGCAAAAGAGCGCGCAGATCCATCCCTTGCGCGAAACGTTTGTTCACTGGCACGCGGCGATGCAGCGTTGCAAGGGGGACGATGAAGCCGCTCTTCAGGCGTGGATCAAGGCCTTCCCGGAGGATGTCACGCCGCTGCTGGAGTTGACCGCGCTTTTCCGATCCAATCGAACACCCCAGAAGGCCTTGTCCATGTTCAAACGGCTGGAAAGCGTGGCGCGCGGTCGGCCCGAAGTCGAGGCCCTGCGGCCGCTGCTGCGTCTCGACAGCGCCGCCGGGCGCCTGACCCGCCGGATGTATGCCGCCGCAGAAAAGGATCTGGACGAAATCGCCCCGAATGCGCCGGAGTTCATCCGGGTCGTCTGCGCCACGCTGCGATGGATTTGCGCCTCGCGGAGCGGTGGCGATGCGGCGGCGCGACGCGCGGCTTGGGAGGTTGCCGGACATCCGATCTGGGCGTACCAAGCCGTAAGCGTGCTGGCGAGTCAGTGGCGTGCGGAGGTGTCGGCGGAGTTGACCGAAGTCGATGCATGGCTAACGGCACAGGCCCGGTCAGCACCCGCGCAATTGGTGTTAGATTTCGCCAAACTGGCTGCACAGCCGGATGCGGTCTGGTCCTTGAAGCGCCGGTTTCCCTGCGGTGCGGTCATCGTTGCCGCCTGTCGGGATCGCTCGGCAGACGCGGATTCGGTGTGGTCTCTCCTGCAAGGTCTTTTCAATCCCCATGTTTTGTCCCAACCGGGAGCACGCGCGCTTTTCTGGGCGCTGACCGGTAACGGCCTGGCACGGCGCGACGCGCGGACGCCGGAGTACCTCGCCTACCGCGCGCTGCTCTACGATCCGTTGTTCATGCCGCCCGACGACAATCCGAATTTCGATGCGCTCGTTGACCGTGTAGATGAATGTCTGGCGGTGGCGCACCACGTGGCTCATGCATCAGGACGCATGGAGGCTGTGCAGGCCGTCGAGTCCCTGTCCCGCCACTGTCGTGCGCCCGTCAATCGCAAACGCCAGAAAGCGCGTCTGACCGACAAGACCCGCGACCGCTTGCTTGAACAGGAGATCGGGATCAGCGCCTGGGATGACGTGCCGGGCCGTCTGAAGGAAAA
This window harbors:
- a CDS encoding S41 family peptidase, with product MCLRNTLAGSTDPTPITGRPDNMNTRRCRSVWQSRHWLRWACPALALLLFVTAGCRTTPPTESAVAAITRELATTNDAGVVVSGRDVAYEDMALLVEAILLVKQGYVEERPFRELLYGAIDGMLVSLDPHSAFLQPSTYEALQEETHGSFCGIGITIGVQNGMLTVIAPIEDSPAFRQGLHSGDRIAAVEGTTTRGMTVDQAVRRLRGARGTAVTLTIHREGAEPRDVTIVRDEIRLISVKGARLLEDGNGYVRIIQFGEKTPAEFDGALRGLRAQNLKGLVIDLRGNPGGLLESAVEVAQHFLPERAPVVTIRGRAGTSQERVFRAAGPDHDAALPLAVLINRGSASASEIVAGALQDHARAVIVGETSFGKASVQNVIPTQTRPSCAVKLTTAHYFTPLGRLIHGKGIVPGEAIPMKQEQWRQVQLKRLYEEMPDAYPVDQRESVADAVDTQLERALARLRPAAPGNAQDAEASQAPQGTSPEAIPPSE
- the tsaD gene encoding tRNA (adenosine(37)-N6)-threonylcarbamoyltransferase complex transferase subunit TsaD — its product is MTLLGIETSCDETAAAVVRGGREVLSSVVYSQIPLHQPYGGVVPEIASRSHVEKVGSVIREAVEGAGIGWNGIDGIAVTYGPGLASSLLVGLSAAKGLAVALGKPLIGINHIEAHVHSVFLSPGAPDPAEALPLLALVVSGGHSCLIDVPAIGAYTVIGQTLDDAAGEAFDKAAKLLGLGYPGGPAIDRAARGAALRPGLDFPRGRVQPDNPGLCGMRADLCVSFSGLKTALLYLIREQPPQGDDDVCAIAAAYQEAIVAALAERCDRALAGGRYRYLAAGGGVSLNRSLRERLQTVAARRGVSLLLAEPRYCGDNAAMIAGLAGAGGGTCGDQTLALDAVPSLAIEYN
- a CDS encoding AbrB/MazE/SpoVT family DNA-binding domain-containing protein, with translation MVTASLTSKGQITIPKTVRDTLRLHTGDRIVFIVQGEVEAIMRPATRTVDQVFGRLHKSGQARRTVAEMNQAIARRMQARQS
- a CDS encoding type II toxin-antitoxin system VapC family toxin codes for the protein MIALDTNILVRFLVRDDETQAHLVYARFKRAESARETLFVPLVVLLETFWVLESAYDKTRTEILDALEDLKNMPILKFEKDQVLHRLLFEGRKNQLDVSDLLIALSAQSCGCTEGLTFDKKATSFPFFRLLTHTGT
- a CDS encoding phosphomannomutase/phosphoglucomutase; the encoded protein is MAGIFKAYDIRGIYGTDLTAETAYRIGRAFVTYLGDCCRKVVIGRDIRPHSEPLFAALAKGINEQGADVIDIGWCSTPMSYHANGRLGADASVMITASHNPGEWNGFKLCRKGVVPISGASGIADIERIVQSGSFAPRAARTGTITTHDILPAYTAHVAGFNHAGGPLRIAADMANGMGIWEAKTLTGLLCIDPLFDTPDGTFPNHEANPLNVETLEALQERVRSGNYAFGAAFDGDADRVGFVDETGAVIPMDLVTALIAQDILSTRKGVIFYDLRSSWIVKETIHAAGGTPMMSRVGHAFIKQQMREHDALFAGELSGHYYFKDNYTTESSALAVLSIANIVSRAGKPLSALIAPLRVYSASGEINTHVTGDPRAILAGIKAAYADGNGFELDGISVEYADWWFNVRCSNTEPLVRLNVEAKTRDLMIGKRDELLARIRG
- a CDS encoding cob(I)yrinic acid a,c-diamide adenosyltransferase, whose protein sequence is MTADNTAGGWNGSGGRAPRILLFTGDGKGKTTAALGIALRASGHGLQTLIVQFIKAHAATGELAALRMLAGVEVRQAGLGFVPRSDDAPQFAAHRHAAAEGLRAAAAELASGRYRVVILDEVCTAVARGLLDEDSVVAALSQAPADGVIVLTGRGATPGLIARADTVTEMRCIKHGFDAGLPAQPGVEC
- the rlmN gene encoding 23S rRNA (adenine(2503)-C(2))-methyltransferase RlmN translates to MPAATTIPLAAGFLPDDWKRLCAELDVPAFRAAQLWQWVACRLVADWEQMTNLPAALRRTLAGRCDLSALTVCERTASPDGVTKFLLACRDGERIESVLIPSRDRQTLCVSTQAGCAFRCAFCASGALGLARDLDAGEIVGQVFAAARELRATPNAAPDARPENVVFMGMGEPLANYDNTLRAIRVLNAPGGLTIGARRMTLSTCGVVPGIRRLADEGLQVELSVSLHAPDDRLRQSLLPVAARWPIAELLAACADYTARTGRIITFEYTLVRGLNDQPRHAELLARLLRPLHCRVNLIPLSPVAAFDGHPPDAETCARFQAVLEQARINTTLRHSRGRQADAACGQLRLRRTGGRQVAPHNPKHST